The Desulfarculaceae bacterium genome window below encodes:
- the rpmG gene encoding 50S ribosomal protein L33: MPREIIQLVCTQCKRKNYSTTKNKRRTPDKLEFKKYCRFCGSHTAHREGK, translated from the coding sequence ATGCCCAGAGAAATAATCCAACTGGTGTGCACCCAGTGCAAGCGCAAGAACTACAGCACGACCAAGAACAAACGGCGCACACCGGACAAGCTTGAGTTCAAGAAATACTGCCGCTTCTGCGGGAGCCATACGGCTCACCGCGAGGGTAAGTAA
- a CDS encoding three-Cys-motif partner protein TcmP, which translates to MVDNSFFEEPKEQSKVKSIIVAKYFKAWSSVMLGMIKKNPGIGRGNLAYVDLYAGPGVYKDGTISTPILILEQAVCAPELMKRLKTFFNDINSENINDLEREVAKIPNIKLLQNEPRFMSDEVGEELIKIFENNKLPPTLSFLDPWGYKGLTLPLIKSLIKDFGSDCIFFFNYARINRSLEVGSFKQHLDDLFGERRAEYLRSRIGCMGPDDREDAILSAMTEALRIECGGKFVLNFRFKDDPGIRTSHHLFFVSKHYKGYDIMKTIMSGESSKEYQGVPSFEYAPVDNEKFPLLAYGYRPMQDLRDMLLEDFSGESLSVFDIYMKHNFGKPYIIKHYKDALKRLEAEGRLKINPPAEKRRKNTLADNAIVTFPEKGS; encoded by the coding sequence ATGGTTGACAACTCCTTTTTTGAAGAACCGAAAGAGCAATCCAAAGTTAAATCAATAATAGTAGCCAAGTATTTCAAAGCTTGGTCGAGTGTTATGCTTGGAATGATTAAAAAGAATCCTGGCATAGGCAGAGGCAATCTTGCGTATGTAGATTTATACGCTGGGCCAGGAGTTTATAAAGATGGAACTATTTCAACTCCGATATTGATACTTGAACAGGCTGTTTGTGCGCCAGAGTTGATGAAAAGATTAAAAACCTTTTTCAATGATATCAATTCGGAGAATATTAACGATCTTGAGAGGGAAGTTGCAAAGATACCGAATATAAAATTGTTGCAAAATGAACCTCGATTCATGTCGGATGAAGTTGGTGAAGAATTAATTAAAATATTTGAAAATAATAAGTTGCCGCCCACTCTAAGTTTTTTAGACCCATGGGGTTATAAGGGGCTTACCTTGCCATTGATTAAGTCCCTGATTAAGGATTTTGGAAGCGACTGCATCTTCTTTTTTAATTATGCCAGGATTAACCGTTCGTTGGAGGTCGGTTCGTTCAAACAGCATCTGGATGATTTGTTTGGAGAGAGAAGGGCAGAATATCTGAGGAGTCGAATTGGTTGTATGGGGCCCGACGACCGCGAGGATGCTATTCTGTCGGCCATGACCGAGGCCTTGCGTATCGAATGCGGTGGCAAATTTGTTCTTAATTTTCGTTTTAAGGATGATCCCGGGATACGTACAAGCCATCACTTGTTTTTCGTAAGTAAACATTACAAAGGCTACGACATAATGAAGACAATTATGAGCGGAGAAAGTTCGAAAGAGTATCAAGGAGTGCCAAGTTTCGAATATGCTCCTGTCGATAATGAAAAGTTTCCATTGTTGGCTTATGGCTATAGGCCAATGCAAGATTTGCGCGATATGTTGTTAGAGGATTTTTCGGGAGAATCTTTGAGCGTCTTTGATATTTATATGAAACATAATTTTGGGAAGCCATATATTATTAAGCATTATAAGGATGCTTTAAAAAGGTTGGAGGCTGAAGGAAGATTAAAAATAAATCCACCGGCAGAAAAGAGAAGGAAAAACACATTGGCTGATAATGCTATAGTGACCTTTCCAGAGAAAGGCTCCTAA
- the nusG gene encoding transcription termination/antitermination protein NusG, with protein MAKNWYIVHTYSGFENKVRDALNERIQSHGLGDYFGQVLVPMEKVVEMVKGQRRESQRKFYPGYIVVEMEMNDETWHLVKDTAKVTGFVGGNETNPTPITEEEVARLMSQMAEGAKQPKPKYSFREGDEVRVIDGPFNNFNGTVEEVFPEKGKLRVLISIFGRATPVELEFVQVSKQ; from the coding sequence GTGGCCAAGAATTGGTACATCGTTCACACCTACTCGGGCTTTGAGAACAAGGTGCGCGACGCTCTGAACGAGCGCATCCAGAGCCACGGGCTCGGCGACTACTTCGGTCAGGTGCTGGTGCCCATGGAGAAGGTGGTGGAGATGGTCAAGGGCCAGCGCCGCGAGTCGCAGCGCAAGTTCTACCCCGGCTATATCGTGGTGGAGATGGAGATGAACGACGAGACCTGGCACCTGGTCAAGGATACGGCCAAGGTGACCGGCTTCGTCGGGGGCAACGAAACCAACCCCACTCCCATCACCGAGGAAGAGGTGGCCCGTCTGATGAGTCAGATGGCCGAAGGCGCCAAGCAGCCCAAGCCCAAGTACAGCTTCCGCGAGGGCGACGAGGTGCGGGTCATCGACGGCCCCTTCAACAACTTCAACGGCACCGTGGAGGAGGTCTTCCCCGAGAAGGGCAAGCTGAGGGTGCTCATCAGCATCTTCGGCCGGGCCACCCCCGTGGAGCTGGAGTTCGTGCAGGTCTCCAAGCAATAG
- a CDS encoding phage Gp37/Gp68 family protein, with amino-acid sequence MSSSSKIEWTEATWNPVTGCTKISEGCRYCYAERLAKRLKAMGNRNYAHGFKVTLQPHMLNVPLGWKKHKMIFVNSMSDLFHQSVDTDYIKKVFAVMVVGDQHHYQVLTKRGARLAEVAPHLPWPEHIWMGVTVENADHVDRIDYLRDTPAKVKFLSLEPLLGPLPNLNLKGIDWVIVGGESGPGARPMREEWVHQIQARCLAEGVPFFFKQWGGVNKKKAGRLLDGRTWDGMPGESPKLAYA; translated from the coding sequence ATGTCTAGTTCCTCCAAAATAGAGTGGACCGAGGCGACCTGGAACCCGGTCACCGGCTGCACCAAGATCAGCGAGGGGTGCCGCTACTGCTACGCCGAGCGTCTGGCCAAGCGGCTCAAGGCCATGGGCAACCGTAACTATGCCCACGGTTTCAAGGTGACTCTCCAGCCCCACATGCTCAACGTGCCCCTGGGCTGGAAAAAGCACAAAATGATCTTCGTCAACTCAATGAGCGACCTCTTCCACCAGAGCGTGGACACCGATTATATAAAGAAGGTGTTTGCGGTAATGGTCGTGGGAGACCAGCACCATTACCAGGTACTCACCAAGCGGGGCGCTCGCCTTGCCGAGGTTGCCCCACACCTTCCATGGCCCGAACACATCTGGATGGGTGTGACCGTGGAAAACGCCGACCACGTTGACCGCATCGACTACCTGCGTGACACCCCGGCCAAGGTCAAGTTCCTGTCTCTGGAGCCCCTGCTCGGCCCCCTTCCAAACCTGAATTTAAAAGGTATCGATTGGGTTATCGTGGGCGGGGAGTCAGGCCCAGGGGCCCGGCCTATGCGCGAGGAATGGGTTCACCAGATTCAGGCGCGATGCCTGGCCGAGGGAGTGCCCTTCTTCTTCAAGCAGTGGGGCGGGGTCAACAAAAAAAAGGCCGGCCGCCTTTTGGACGGCCGGACCTGGGATGGTATGCCCGGCGAAAGCCCGAAGCTGGCCTATGCCTAA
- the rplA gene encoding 50S ribosomal protein L1: protein MAKHGKNFAGAREKIDRETRYSFAEGLEKTLEAKFAKFDETVDVAVRLGVDPRHADQMVRGTVVLPHGTGKSVTVLVFAKGEKEKEASEAGADYVGSDDLVEKIQGGWTDFDRAIATPDMMATVGKLGKILGPRGLMPNTKSGSVTFDLAKAVSEVKAGKIEFRVDKGGVVHAPVGKSSFGAEKLLENLNALVEKLLRMKPVSSKGTYIKGITVSTTMGPGIKLDTADAKALGTK, encoded by the coding sequence ATGGCTAAGCACGGCAAGAACTTCGCCGGCGCGCGCGAGAAAATCGACCGCGAGACCCGCTACAGCTTCGCCGAGGGCCTGGAAAAGACCCTGGAAGCCAAGTTCGCCAAGTTCGACGAGACGGTGGACGTGGCCGTCCGCCTGGGCGTCGACCCCCGCCACGCGGACCAGATGGTGCGCGGCACGGTGGTGTTGCCCCACGGCACCGGCAAGAGCGTGACCGTCCTGGTCTTCGCCAAGGGCGAAAAAGAGAAGGAGGCCAGCGAGGCCGGGGCCGACTACGTGGGCAGCGACGACCTGGTGGAAAAGATCCAGGGCGGCTGGACCGACTTCGACCGCGCCATCGCCACTCCGGACATGATGGCCACCGTGGGCAAGCTGGGCAAGATCCTGGGGCCCCGCGGCCTCATGCCCAACACCAAGAGCGGCAGCGTGACCTTCGACCTGGCCAAGGCCGTCTCCGAGGTCAAGGCCGGCAAGATCGAGTTCCGCGTGGACAAGGGCGGCGTGGTGCACGCGCCCGTCGGCAAGAGCTCCTTCGGCGCCGAGAAGCTCTTGGAGAACTTGAACGCCCTGGTGGAAAAACTCCTCCGCATGAAGCCCGTGAGCAGCAAGGGCACCTACATCAAGGGCATCACCGTCTCCACCACCATGGGCCCGGGCATCAAGCTGGACACGGCCGACGCCAAGGCCCTGGGGACCAAATAA
- a CDS encoding AAA family ATPase, which translates to MSQEKNNAPSGEKTKRGSSDHERLERQLSEYVAKKYASKARQAAPEFCALPGLDSEDEDGVWSRINFDMRPEELVAYLDQYIVRQDEAKAVLATKICTHFNRAKYLSKHASDDPADGVGLIKNNVLLIGPTGVGKTYLVKLIAAKLGVPFVKGDATKFSETGYVGGDVEDLIRDLVHEAGEDLELAQYGIVYVDEIDKIAASHNLIGPDVSRTGVQRALLKPMEETEVDLKVAHDPISQIQAIESYRKTGKREKRTVNTRHILFVMSGAFGDLPEVVKRRMNKKELGFGAKVVDPAADQEYFQEITPQDLVEYGFENEFVGRLPVSVVLEELSAEDLHQILRNPNNPVIISKKRDFAAYGIDLRLEDEALRALAEKAAEIKTGARALVTVVEKALLPFERVLPSTEIKHLLVTPELVADPNAELERIMAGEEAEADLERFELAGRAERMELLKMIAKREALYAERLEAELTPARMDLIADEYYRAGMSLGAAYDRVIDRLRQVKEFEVAFFDRYGIKIKFSEPAEVAILAGAAAESCGVQLYCQRLSQVLEPGLRLVKDRTGRSEFLLPEDAVYDTDRYLHHLFEEHYNQTLGEPRQS; encoded by the coding sequence ATGAGCCAAGAAAAAAATAACGCCCCCAGCGGCGAAAAGACCAAGCGCGGCTCCTCGGACCACGAGCGCCTGGAACGGCAGCTCAGCGAATACGTGGCCAAGAAGTACGCTTCCAAGGCCCGCCAGGCCGCGCCCGAGTTCTGCGCCTTGCCCGGCCTGGACAGCGAGGACGAGGACGGGGTGTGGAGCCGCATCAACTTCGACATGCGCCCCGAGGAGCTGGTGGCCTATCTGGACCAGTACATCGTGCGCCAGGACGAGGCCAAGGCCGTGCTGGCCACCAAGATATGCACCCACTTCAACCGAGCGAAATACCTTAGCAAGCACGCTAGCGACGACCCCGCGGACGGGGTGGGCCTCATCAAGAACAACGTGCTTTTGATCGGCCCCACCGGGGTGGGCAAGACCTACCTGGTCAAGCTCATCGCGGCCAAGCTGGGCGTGCCTTTCGTCAAGGGCGACGCCACCAAGTTCAGCGAAACCGGCTATGTGGGCGGCGACGTTGAAGATTTGATCCGCGACCTGGTGCACGAGGCGGGCGAGGACCTGGAGCTGGCCCAGTATGGCATCGTGTATGTGGACGAGATCGACAAGATCGCGGCCAGCCACAACCTCATCGGCCCGGACGTGAGCCGCACCGGGGTGCAGCGCGCCCTGCTCAAGCCCATGGAGGAGACCGAGGTCGACCTCAAGGTGGCCCACGACCCCATCAGCCAGATCCAGGCCATCGAGAGCTATCGCAAGACCGGCAAGCGCGAGAAGCGCACCGTGAACACCCGGCATATTTTATTCGTGATGTCGGGGGCTTTCGGTGACTTGCCCGAGGTGGTCAAGCGACGGATGAACAAGAAGGAGCTGGGCTTCGGGGCCAAGGTGGTCGACCCGGCGGCGGACCAGGAGTACTTCCAGGAGATTACTCCCCAGGACCTGGTGGAATACGGCTTTGAGAACGAGTTCGTGGGCCGTCTGCCGGTGAGCGTGGTCCTGGAGGAGCTGAGCGCCGAGGACTTGCACCAGATACTGCGCAACCCGAACAACCCGGTGATCATCAGTAAAAAGAGGGACTTCGCGGCGTACGGCATCGACCTGCGCCTGGAGGACGAGGCCTTGCGGGCCTTGGCCGAAAAGGCGGCGGAGATCAAGACCGGCGCCCGCGCCCTGGTCACGGTGGTGGAAAAGGCGCTGTTGCCCTTTGAGCGGGTCTTGCCCAGCACGGAGATCAAGCATCTGCTGGTCACTCCCGAGCTGGTGGCCGACCCCAACGCCGAGCTGGAGCGCATCATGGCCGGCGAGGAGGCCGAGGCCGACCTGGAGCGCTTCGAGCTGGCCGGCCGGGCCGAGCGCATGGAGCTGTTGAAGATGATCGCCAAGCGCGAGGCGCTCTACGCCGAGCGCCTGGAGGCCGAGCTGACCCCGGCGCGCATGGACCTGATCGCGGACGAGTATTACCGCGCGGGCATGAGCCTGGGCGCGGCCTACGACCGGGTCATTGACCGCCTGCGCCAGGTAAAGGAGTTCGAGGTCGCCTTCTTTGACCGCTATGGTATAAAGATCAAGTTCTCCGAGCCGGCCGAGGTGGCCATATTGGCCGGGGCCGCGGCTGAAAGCTGCGGGGTCCAGCTGTATTGCCAGCGTCTCAGCCAGGTGCTGGAGCCGGGGCTTCGGCTGGTCAAGGACCGCACCGGACGCTCCGAGTTCCTGCTGCCCGAGGACGCGGTGTACGACACGGACCGCTACCTGCATCACTTGTTCGAGGAGCACTACAATCAGACCCTGGGCGAGCCGAGGCAAAGTTAA
- a CDS encoding CatB-related O-acetyltransferase produces MEIGDFSYFGHLEVLEDYAGYLAPYLFPLSPEKLVIGKFCQLAHGVRIITSSANHDMSGFSTFPFNNFTMTPHTTMDDIRAMFNVPGRKGDTVIGNDVWMGMNATIMPGVTVGDGAIISVGAVVARDVEPYTIVGGNPAQPLKKRFDEATIQALLEIRWWDWPVEKIEANIDAITSADIEKLREVAKPAA; encoded by the coding sequence ATGGAAATCGGTGATTTCAGCTACTTCGGGCATTTGGAGGTGCTAGAGGACTACGCCGGGTACCTGGCGCCCTACCTGTTTCCCCTTAGCCCGGAAAAGCTGGTGATCGGCAAGTTCTGCCAGTTAGCCCACGGGGTACGCATCATCACCAGCTCTGCCAACCACGACATGAGCGGGTTCTCCACCTTTCCCTTTAACAACTTCACCATGACCCCCCATACCACCATGGATGATATACGAGCCATGTTCAACGTCCCCGGCCGCAAGGGCGACACGGTGATCGGCAATGACGTGTGGATGGGCATGAACGCCACGATCATGCCCGGGGTCACGGTGGGCGACGGCGCGATCATCAGCGTGGGCGCGGTGGTGGCAAGGGACGTGGAGCCCTACACCATCGTGGGCGGCAACCCGGCCCAACCGCTGAAAAAGCGCTTTGACGAGGCGACTATCCAGGCCTTGCTGGAGATCCGCTGGTGGGACTGGCCGGTGGAGAAGATCGAGGCCAATATCGACGCCATCACCAGCGCGGATATTGAGAAGCTGCGCGAAGTGGCCAAGCCAGCGGCTTAG
- the tuf gene encoding elongation factor Tu → MAKAKFERKKPHCNVGTIGHIDHGKTTLTAAITKCLASKGAAQFVAFDEIDKAPEERERGITIATAHVEYETANRHYAHVDCPGHADYIKNMITGAAQMDGAILVVGADDGPMPQTREHILLARQVGVPAIVVFLNKVDMVDDEELIELVELELRELLDKYEFPGDDTPIVKGSALKALNCGCGNADCPDCGPILELMEAVDTFVPQPERDIDLPFLMPIEDVFSISGRGTVVTGRIERGKIKIGDEIEIVGIKETTKSVCTGVEMFRKILDSGEAGDNIGALLRGVKRDDVERGQVLAKPGSITPHTKFKAEVYVLSKEEGGRHTPFFNGYRPQFYFRTTDVTGVVTLPEGVEMVMPGDNVSIEGTLITPIAMEKELRFAIREGGRTVGAGVVAEIIE, encoded by the coding sequence ATGGCCAAGGCAAAGTTTGAGCGGAAGAAGCCGCATTGTAACGTGGGCACGATCGGTCACATTGACCACGGCAAGACGACGTTGACGGCCGCGATCACCAAGTGCCTTGCCTCCAAGGGCGCGGCGCAGTTCGTCGCCTTTGACGAGATCGACAAGGCCCCGGAAGAGCGTGAGCGCGGCATCACCATCGCGACGGCGCACGTGGAGTACGAGACCGCCAATCGTCACTACGCTCACGTGGACTGCCCGGGTCACGCGGACTATATCAAGAACATGATCACCGGCGCGGCCCAGATGGACGGCGCGATCCTGGTGGTTGGCGCGGACGACGGCCCCATGCCTCAGACCCGCGAGCACATCCTCCTGGCCCGCCAGGTGGGCGTGCCGGCCATCGTGGTCTTCCTGAACAAGGTTGACATGGTGGACGACGAGGAGCTGATCGAGCTGGTGGAGCTGGAGCTTCGCGAGCTTCTTGACAAGTACGAGTTCCCGGGCGACGACACCCCCATCGTCAAGGGCAGCGCCTTGAAGGCCCTGAACTGCGGCTGCGGCAACGCCGACTGCCCCGACTGCGGCCCGATCCTGGAGCTGATGGAGGCGGTGGACACCTTCGTGCCCCAGCCCGAGCGGGACATCGACCTTCCCTTCCTGATGCCCATCGAGGACGTGTTCAGCATCTCCGGCCGCGGCACCGTGGTGACCGGCCGTATCGAGCGCGGCAAGATCAAGATCGGCGACGAGATCGAGATCGTGGGTATCAAGGAGACCACCAAGTCGGTGTGCACCGGCGTGGAGATGTTCCGTAAGATCCTGGACAGCGGCGAGGCCGGCGACAACATCGGCGCCCTGCTGCGCGGCGTGAAGCGCGACGACGTGGAGCGCGGCCAGGTTCTGGCCAAGCCGGGTTCGATCACCCCGCATACCAAGTTCAAGGCCGAGGTGTACGTGCTGAGCAAGGAGGAGGGTGGCCGCCACACTCCGTTCTTCAACGGCTATCGTCCCCAGTTCTACTTCCGGACCACCGACGTGACCGGCGTGGTCACGCTGCCCGAGGGCGTTGAGATGGTGATGCCGGGCGACAACGTGTCCATCGAGGGCACTCTGATCACTCCCATCGCGATGGAGAAGGAACTTCGGTTCGCCATCCGCGAGGGCGGGCGCACCGTTGGCGCCGGCGTGGTCGCGGAAATCATTGAGTAA
- the ahbC gene encoding 12,18-didecarboxysiroheme deacetylase, whose protein sequence is MIGISKLYCGTVEPSDALRYGRKSKDLPSHLLQFAEDKKPVVVWNMTKACNLKCVHCYAHATAGPASDELTTAEAKAMIDDLAMFGSPVILFSGGEPLMRPDLPELARYATGKGMRAVISTNGTLITKDKAKELKDIGLSYVGVSLDGMPAVHDKFRGVPGAFEQALEGIRNSMAAGLKVGLRFTVFQHNAAEVPALFDIIEKEGIPRICFYHLVYAGRGSKLMDEDLGHQGTRELLDLMMDRTKALFDKGICPEVLTVDNHADGPYVYLRLLREDPERAKEVLELLSWNEGNSSGRGIGCVSWDGKVHPDQFWRHLDLGNVRERPFSEIWSDTSHPVLGKLKDKRPHVTGRCATCRWLDICGGNFRVRAEAATGDLWAPDPACYLTDEEIAQA, encoded by the coding sequence ATGATCGGCATATCCAAGCTCTACTGCGGGACGGTGGAACCCAGCGACGCGCTGCGTTACGGCCGCAAATCTAAGGACTTGCCCAGCCATCTGCTTCAGTTCGCCGAGGACAAGAAGCCGGTGGTGGTCTGGAACATGACCAAGGCCTGCAATCTGAAGTGCGTTCATTGCTATGCCCACGCCACGGCCGGGCCGGCCAGCGACGAGCTGACCACCGCCGAGGCCAAGGCCATGATCGACGACCTGGCCATGTTCGGCTCGCCGGTGATCCTGTTCAGCGGCGGCGAGCCCCTGATGCGCCCCGACCTGCCCGAGCTGGCCCGCTACGCCACGGGCAAGGGCATGCGGGCGGTGATCAGCACCAACGGCACGCTGATTACCAAGGACAAGGCCAAGGAACTCAAGGACATTGGCCTGAGCTACGTGGGCGTGAGCCTGGACGGCATGCCCGCGGTGCACGACAAGTTCCGCGGGGTGCCGGGCGCATTTGAGCAAGCGCTCGAAGGCATCCGCAACTCCATGGCCGCCGGGCTCAAGGTGGGCTTACGCTTCACGGTGTTTCAGCACAACGCCGCCGAGGTGCCCGCCTTGTTCGACATCATCGAAAAAGAAGGCATCCCGCGCATTTGCTTCTACCACCTGGTCTACGCCGGGCGGGGCAGCAAGCTCATGGACGAGGACCTGGGCCACCAGGGCACCCGCGAGCTGCTGGACCTGATGATGGACCGCACCAAGGCCCTGTTCGACAAGGGCATCTGCCCCGAGGTGCTCACCGTGGACAACCACGCGGACGGCCCCTACGTATACTTAAGGCTTTTGCGCGAAGACCCGGAGCGGGCCAAGGAAGTCCTGGAGCTGCTCAGCTGGAACGAGGGCAACTCTTCGGGGCGGGGCATCGGGTGCGTGTCCTGGGACGGCAAGGTGCATCCGGATCAGTTCTGGCGGCACCTGGACCTGGGCAACGTGCGCGAACGGCCTTTCAGCGAGATATGGAGCGACACCAGCCACCCCGTCCTGGGCAAGCTCAAGGACAAGCGGCCGCATGTGACCGGCCGCTGCGCCACCTGCCGTTGGCTGGACATCTGCGGCGGCAACTTCCGGGTGCGCGCCGAGGCCGCCACCGGCGATCTCTGGGCGCCCGACCCGGCCTGCTATCTGACCGACGAGGAGATAGCCCAGGCGTAA
- the hemB gene encoding porphobilinogen synthase, protein MSFPLVRMRRLRKSEAMRRMVAETVLNPSDFIYPLFVCPGENECQGIGSMPGVNRFSIDALTEECKAVYDLGVPAVILFGIPEKKDALGTEGYSPKGIVPRAVRAIKKAVPGLLVVCDVCLCEYTSHGHCGVLDKGHVHNDATLELLARASVAYAQAGADIVAPSDMMDGRVWAIREGLDEAGLEDTPIMSYAAKYASAFYGPFREAADSAPQEGDRRGYQMDPPNFREALREVALDVEEGADMLMVKPALPYLDVLSAVRQEFDHPLGAYQVSGEYAMIKAAGERGWIDEERVMMESLTCIKRAGADFILTYFAKDAAALLGRR, encoded by the coding sequence ATGTCCTTCCCCCTGGTGCGGATGCGCCGCCTGCGCAAATCCGAGGCCATGCGCCGGATGGTGGCCGAGACCGTGCTCAACCCGTCCGACTTCATCTACCCCCTGTTCGTGTGCCCCGGCGAAAACGAGTGCCAGGGCATCGGCTCCATGCCCGGGGTGAACCGCTTTTCCATCGACGCGCTCACCGAGGAGTGCAAGGCGGTCTACGACCTGGGCGTCCCGGCGGTGATCCTCTTCGGCATCCCCGAGAAAAAGGACGCCCTGGGCACCGAGGGCTACAGCCCCAAGGGCATCGTGCCCCGCGCGGTGCGGGCCATCAAGAAAGCAGTCCCCGGCCTGCTGGTGGTGTGCGACGTGTGCCTGTGCGAATACACCAGCCACGGCCACTGCGGGGTGCTGGACAAGGGCCACGTGCACAACGACGCCACCCTGGAGCTCTTGGCGCGGGCCTCGGTGGCCTATGCCCAGGCCGGGGCGGACATCGTGGCCCCCAGCGACATGATGGACGGCCGGGTGTGGGCCATCCGCGAGGGCCTGGACGAGGCAGGCCTGGAGGACACGCCCATCATGTCCTACGCGGCCAAGTATGCCTCCGCCTTCTACGGCCCCTTCCGCGAGGCGGCCGACAGCGCGCCCCAAGAGGGCGACCGCCGGGGCTACCAGATGGACCCGCCCAACTTCCGCGAGGCCCTGCGCGAGGTGGCCCTGGACGTGGAGGAGGGCGCGGACATGCTCATGGTCAAGCCCGCCCTGCCCTATCTGGACGTGCTCAGCGCGGTGCGCCAGGAGTTCGACCATCCCCTGGGCGCTTATCAGGTCTCCGGCGAGTACGCCATGATCAAGGCCGCTGGCGAGCGCGGCTGGATCGACGAAGAGCGGGTGATGATGGAGAGCCTGACCTGCATCAAGCGGGCGGGCGCGGACTTCATCCTGACCTATTTCGCCAAGGACGCCGCCGCCTTGCTGGGGAGGCGCTAA
- the rplK gene encoding 50S ribosomal protein L11: protein MAKKVIANIKLQIPAGKANPSPPVGPALSPHGANIMEFCKAFNARTQSEGDTIIPVVITVYADRSFSFITKTPPAAVLLRKAAGIPKGSGEPNTVKVGKISMDQVKEIAELKMKDLNTRDVKQAMNTIMGTARSMGLEVVR from the coding sequence ATGGCTAAAAAAGTCATCGCCAACATCAAGCTGCAGATCCCGGCCGGCAAGGCCAACCCCAGCCCGCCGGTGGGCCCGGCGCTGAGCCCGCATGGGGCCAACATCATGGAGTTCTGCAAGGCATTCAACGCCCGCACCCAGTCCGAGGGCGACACCATCATCCCGGTGGTGATCACGGTGTATGCGGACCGCAGCTTCTCCTTCATCACCAAGACCCCCCCGGCCGCGGTGCTGCTGCGTAAAGCCGCCGGCATCCCCAAGGGCTCCGGCGAGCCCAACACCGTCAAGGTGGGCAAGATCTCCATGGATCAGGTGAAGGAGATCGCCGAGCTGAAGATGAAAGATCTGAACACCCGGGACGTCAAGCAGGCCATGAACACCATCATGGGCACCGCTCGCTCCATGGGTCTGGAGGTGGTCCGCTAG
- the secE gene encoding preprotein translocase subunit SecE, with product MAKKKKTQGVDKAAAIERKLNKMTKRPDKSKKAQLSKAAAASQGNLWDRSLRFLREVVQELKRVTWPTRKQTLSTTGVVVALVILVSVFLGMVDFVLSRLIRLLIG from the coding sequence ATGGCCAAGAAAAAGAAAACTCAGGGCGTGGACAAGGCCGCGGCCATCGAGCGCAAGCTCAACAAGATGACCAAGCGCCCGGACAAGAGCAAGAAGGCCCAGCTTTCCAAGGCCGCCGCCGCCAGCCAGGGCAACCTGTGGGACCGCTCCCTGCGCTTTTTGCGCGAAGTGGTGCAGGAGCTCAAGCGGGTAACCTGGCCCACGCGCAAGCAGACCTTGTCCACCACCGGCGTGGTGGTGGCCCTGGTAATCCTGGTCTCGGTCTTTTTGGGCATGGTGGATTTCGTGCTCTCGCGGCTCATCCGCCTGCTCATCGGATAG